The Mesoterricola silvestris sequence AGTCAAGGGCGGTCTCGGGGTCCAGGACCTCCTGGGAAAGGATCCTGGAGAGCGAGCTCCCGTCCACGAACTCCATGGTGAGGAAGGGGCCCGCCTCGGGATCGTCTCCCACATCGAAGACGGTGATGATGTTGGGATGGTTGAGCTGGGCGCTGATCTCGGACTCCCGCTGGAACCGCGCGATCATGGTCTCGGAATCCGAACGGGTCTTCTGCACGATCTTCACGGCCACCCGCCGCTTCAGGAGCGGGTCCTGGGCCAGGTACACGACCCCCATGGCCCCGGCGCCCAGCCGTTGCAGGACCGTGTACCGACCGATGGCCGCGGGGTCTACGAAGTCCATGTCCCCTCCTGGACGCACCGCACCATGACGATGGTCCGGTCGTCGGTGGCCGGCGCGCCCCGGGTGTGCTCCTGGAGGGCGGCGACCAGGCCCGCGTTGAGGTCGGGCAGGGGCAGGGGGCCCAGATCCCGCAGGGTCCGGCACACCCTGGCCAGGTCGAATTCCACCCCCTCCGGATCGGCGGCCTCGGTGATGCCGTCCGTGTACAGGAAGAGCAGGTCCCCCGGTCCGAGCCGGACCGTGCCCTGGCCGTACTCCCGGCCCGGGAACATCGCCAGGGGGAAGCCCTGGGAGGGGAGCTCCTCCACGGTCCCGTCCGCCTTCAGCAGGGGGATGGGATTGTGCCCGGCGTTGGTGAAGGTCAGGGTCCGGGCCGCGGGATCCAGGAGCGCCAGGAAGGCGGTGATGAAGCGATTGGTGGTGGTGCGCTTGCTGAGGGCCAGGCTGATCTTGGCGGCGAGGATCGCGGGGCTCTCGGCGCCCTCGGTCCAGGCCTGCATGAGGGCCTGGAACGTGGCCATGAGGAGGCCGGGCCCGATGCCCTTGCCGGAGACGTCCGCGATGGCCAGCCAGGTCCTGCCTCCGGGCCCGGGCCAGAACCCGTAGAGGTCCCCCGAGACGTTCCAGCAGGCCACGTTGATCCCGAAGAGCTCGAAGCCCTCCAGGGCCGGGCACCGGTCGGGAAGCAGCCGCTCCTGGATCCTCCGGGCCACCTCCAGCTCCTTCTCCATGGTCCGCTTGACGACCAGCTCCTCCAGGAGGCGGGTGGTGCGGATCTTGGCGGCGGCCATGTGGCTCACCACCGCCACCAGCCGGAGGTCCTCCTCCGTGAAGGCCCCGCGCATGGGTCCGGCGTCCATGTAGATGATGCCCACCACCTCGCCGCCGTGCTCCAGGGGCACGGTCATGATAGAGGTCACGCCGCTGGTCACGATGGACTGGGCCTGGGCCAGCCGGGAATCCAGCAGGGGGTTGTTGATGAGCAGGGCCTCCCTGCGCTCCACGGCGGCCTCGAGCATCGTCCTGGACAGCTCCACCTGGAAGTCCTGGCCCCTGGAGCGGGAACGCGCCGCCACCTGGGCCATGGCCCCCTTGGCGTCCCGCAGGAGCACCGCGCCCCGCCCGGGCTTCAGGAACGTGAAGAGCCGCTCCAGCAGGTCCCACAGCATCATCTCGGTGGTGACGTCGCCCAGCATGTCCAGGCTGAGGGCGTGGACGAGGTCCAGGGCCTCCTTCCACCGCTGGGCGGACGCGGTGTCCCGGGTCCCCGGGGAGGAGGAACGCAGCCGGTCCACCTCCATGAGGAAGGAGACGCTGGAGTCCGGGTCCTGCGGGGCGTCCGGGCCCTCTTCCAGGCGGATGCTGAGCCTCCCGAAGACGATCTCGTCCCCCCCCTTCACCCGCCGGGGTTCCAGGAGGCGGTCGCCGTTCACCAGGGTGCCGTTGCGGGAGCCCAGGTCCTCCAGCATGGCCGTCCCTTCCCGCCAGGTGAGCCGGGCGTGGTTCCGGGACAGGCTGGAATCCTCCAGGACCAGGTCGTTGCCGGGATCCCGGCCGATGGTGAGCGCCGCGCGTTCCCGCCCGAGTTTTACGGGGGCCCGGTCGGGTAGGCGGATCCAGAGTTCGGCCATGGAATTGCCTTTGGTGTGGCCATCTTTGTCGGATTTCTTGACTTGTCAACTATGAAATATAAGCGGCTGGTTTCCGGAGGGGTTGGCCCTTGGAAGCCGGGCCGGGGAACTCCCCCAGCATGAGGGGCACCGCGATCTTCAGCATGAGGGTGAAGACCAGGAAGCCCATGGCGAAGATCCCCGCAGCCACCAGCAGCTCCGTCAGGGAGGGGCGGTAGACGTAGATGTCGCCCAGCACGTCCGGCGTCAGGCCCGGGATGATCAGGGCCATGCCCTTCTCGATGTAGACCGACGCGTAGATGAGCACGCACCCGATGTTGAGGGTCACCCAGTTGGTGCGGGTCCTGGGAACGAGGAAGAGGAGGAAGGCGACGGCCCCCGTGAGGATGGAGGCCCAGGCGAAGGGCACGAGGCCGGTGTGGCCCTTGAGGCCGAAGAAGAGGTACCGGATGAACACCAGGTGCTCGGTGTTGGAGTAGAACTCCTTGAACACCTCGGCGGCCGTGAGCAGGAGGTTGAAGCCCATGGTGTAGGCCATGAGCTCGGCCACCTTGAAGATGGCCTCGTCCTGGACCTTCAGCCGCGTGGTCCTCCGGAGGATCTGGAGGAGGATGAGCAGGATGGCCGGGCCCGAGCAGAACGCGGACGCCAGGAAGCGGGGCGCGAGGATGGCGGAATTCCAGAAGGGACGCGCAGCGAGGCCGTTGTACAGGAAGGCGGTGACCGTGTGGATGCTCACGGCCATGGGGATCGAGCTCAGCACCAGGGGGATGACGATGGACCTGTTGTAGGCCTTCCCGGTGTAGCTGCAGTAGAGGAGATAGGTCACCACCGTCCAGTTGAGGAGCAGGTAGCCGTTGAGGGCCAGCACGTCCCAGGCCAGGAGGGAGCTGGGCAGGTTGAGGCGCCCCACGAAGGGGATGATGTGCCAGAACCGGTCCACCCTGCCGATGTCCACCAGGACGAAGCCCAGGCACATGACCAGGGCGCTCACCGCCAGGAGTTCGCCCAGGAGGGTTATCTCCTTGATGGGGCCCCAGTGGTAGACGTAGGCGGGGATCACCAGCATGATGGCCGCGGCCGCGACGCCCACCAGGAAGGTGAAATTGCCGATGTAGAAGCCCCACGACACCTGGTCGCGCATGTGGGTGACGATGAGCCCCTCGCGCACCTGGGCCGCGTAGGCGAATCCCCCCAGGGCCATGAGCAGCAGGAGGAAGGCGATCCAGCCGTAGTAGTAGCGGTCTCCCCTGACGAGGAGCGCGAGGCTGTCGCGCGTGAAATGACCGAAGGTCCGCAGCGTCTCCATGGCCTCACACCCCGTAGAAGTAGAAGAACCGCGGTTGGGTATTGAGCTCGCCCTTGAAGAGGAAGACCCGCTTGTTCTCGAGGATGTAGCGGATCTCGCTCTTCGGGTCGGCCAGGTTGCCGAACTTCCGGGAGCCGGTGGGGCAGATCTCCACGCAGGCCGGGTAGAGCCCCTTCCGGGTTCGCTGGATGCAGAAGGTGCACTTCTCCACCACGCCCTTGGGCCGCGGGCGGTTGCCCAGGTAGTGGGTAACGGGATTGAGGTCGGCGGAGGGGATTCCGGGTTCGGCCCAGTTGAAGTGCCGGGCCCCGTAGGGGCAGGCCGCCATGCAGTAGCGGCACCCGATGCACCAGTTGTAGTCCACCACCACGATCCCGTCCTTCTCCTTCCAGGTGGCGCCCACGGGGCACACCTTCACGCAGGGAGGGTTCCTGCACTGCTGGCACTGGACGGGCATGTAGAAGTGGCCCTCCCTGGGCACCTCGGCCGGATCGTAGTAGGCGTCGGCGGCCTCCAGGTCGACGCCCTTCTCCTTTTCCATCTCCAGGACCCGGATCCACTGGATCTCCGGATCCCGGGACGGGTTGTTCTCCTTCACGCAGGCGTGGACGCAGCGGCGGCACCCCACGCACCGGGACAGGTCCAGGGCGTACCCGAAGACGACCCCCTGCATCGCCGGTTCGGCGCCGATGCGGATCCTCCTCCCGTACTTGCGCTGGGCCTCGCCTTCCAGGCGCCGGATGATCCGGTCCAGGTCGTCCCTGGAGAGTTCCCGGAAATTGCGCTGGAGGAAGGCCTCCATGCCCTCCTTCCCGCAGCCCGTGGCCAGGGCGCCGGCCGCGGCGGCCAGGGCCCCGCCCAGGAACGCGCGCCGGGAGTTCCTGCGGGTCATGCGGAGGTGCCGGCTGGAATCGTCGCTCATGGTGTGCTCCGGCTCGATGGGTTCATTTGCGGGCCCTGATCCGGTCCGGCGGCACCGGCGGCGGCAGGGGCTTGAGGGGCCGGAAGCGCGGCGAATGGGGGTTGTGGCAATGCACGCACAGGAAGTACTGCTTCGGCCCGTTCCAGCTCCCGGTGCGCTTGCCGTGCACCCCCACGCGCCAGTCCCGGAGCTTGTCGCCGTGGCACTGCCCGCAGAGGAGGTACGAGGCGGTGAATTCCACCTTCTCGCCGCCCACCAGGTGGAGGCGGTCCCGGTTCAGGAGATCGTGGCAATCCAGGCACCACCGGCTTTCGGGCCCGTGGTGGAGCTCGATGTCCGCATGCATGCCCTCCAGGGGCCGGCGCCGGGGGTTGGGCGGCATCGTCTTGGGGTCATGGCAGGAGGAACAGGGGAAGATGCCGTCCGTGAAGGGCGGGGGCGGGGCCTGGATGTCCATGGGGTCCACCCCCGGCGGGGCCGGGGGCGTGGCCAGGGCGAGGCGGCCCAGGGCCAGGAGTCCAGGCAGGAGCGTCCGCAGGAGGCGCGGGGTGGATGGGGCCATTTCAACTCCTCGGCCCGGTTCCGGGCAGGAAGTCTGGGGTGGGATTGGGTGGGTGCACTATCCCACGGGCGCCGCGGTTGTCAATTGCGGAATATCGGATCCTTTTTCCCGAGTGGGGGGCCCGCACTGTTTAAATATCCGATTCGATGGTAGTTTGTGCCCACTCTTCCCAATCCGGTCCGGAGGCTCGCGATGGCAGCCAGTTCCCTGAGGTCCTATTTCCAGTCCCTGGCGGGCAAGGTCTTCGGCACCGCCATGATCCCCGTGGCCTGCTTCCTGGTCCTCATCGCGGCCTACATGCTGCCTACGGTGCACGCCCTCCTCCTGGGCGCCAAGAAGGAAGGGCTGCGGAATGTGGTGGAGAGCGCCCAGGCGCAGGTGGCGGGTCTCGCCGCGGAGGCCAAGGCGGGGCGCATGACCCAGGAGGAGGCCCAGAGGCGGGCCAAGGAACTCGTGAACGCCATCCGGTTCGCCGACAAGAACTACGTGTTCATCCACGGGCCCGGCCACACGATCCTGGTGCTGCCCCTGGCCAAGCAGTTGGAGAACAAGCCCTCCAGCGAACTTCCCCCCGCCACCCTGGCCATCGTCAAGGCCCTGCGGGAGGCTTCCAGCGTGCCCGAGGGCGGATTCTACGACTATCCCTACGGCAAGCCCGGCAAGGAGGGCCTCTTCCCGAAATCGGCCTTCGCCAAGCGCGTGCCGGACTGGGACTGGGTGGTGGGGGCCGGCATCTACGTGGACGACATCAACGCGGAGATGTGGCGGATCTCCTTCGCGCTCCTGGGGGGCGCCCTGGCGGTGGCCGCCATCGTGGCCTACATCTCCCGCAACCGCTCCCGGGCCATGGTCAGGCCCCTCCTGCAGCTGGTCCAGGGCCTGCGGGAAAGCGACCTGCCCAAGCGCATCGATGTGGCCGCGCGGGACGAGATCGGCGAGGCCGCGGAGGCCTTCAACGGCTACAACGGCAAGATGAGGGCCACGGTGCGGGACATCTCCAGCTACGCCGAGCGCGTGGCCTCCGGCAGCGCGGAGCTGGCCGCCACCTCCCAGGAGATGGCCCGGGCCGTCCACGACATCGCCAGGGTGAGCGAGGAGCTCAAGGGCGCCGGGGAACAGGTCTCCCAGGCCATGCGCAGCCTCAGCGGGAACGTGGAGACCATGCGGGAGCGCACGGCCCAGACCGGGGCCCAGTCCGACAAGGCCGTGGAGGACACGGCCCGGGGCGCCGAGGCGGGGCAGGGGGCCGCCCAGGGCATGGAGGAGATCCGGGAGGCCACGGGCCGGGTGGTCAAGGCCGTGCAGGTGATCCAGGACATCGCGCGCCAGACCAACCTGCTCAGCCTGAACGCCGCCATCGAGGCCGCCAAGGCCGGCAGCGCGGGCAAGGGCTTCGCGGTGGTGGCCGAGGAGGTGCGCAAGCTCGCCGAAAGGTCCCGCACCGCGGCCCTGGAGATCGCCGAGCTCAACCAGCGCACCCAGGACGCGGTGGCCGGCGGCGTGGAGGGGGTGAAGGTGAGCCTGGACAACCTGCGGACCATCGGCGAGCGCATCACCGGCATCGCCGCCAGCATCCAGGAGATCGGCTCCCTCAGCCGGGCCCAGGAGGAGACCAGCCGGGACGTGGCCCAGCGCATGGCCCACACCGCCCAGGGCCTCGCCCAGAACGCCTCGGCCACCCAGGAACTGTCCGCGACGGTATCGGAAATCACCAAGACCTCCGACGACCTGGCCGGGGTTGCCGAGGGCCTCCGGCACGTGGTGGACGGATTCAAGGTCTAGGAGCCTGTCCAAGTAATATCTAGGTCTTGCGGCGGATCCCCGCGTGGGCCTGGAGTTCCTCCTCGACCTTCTCCACGTCGGGGGAGTTGAAGATGACCAGGTTCCTCAGGTGGATGTAGCTTTCCAGGCCGTCGATGGTGGCGAACTCCATGCCGAAGCCCCGGGGATTGGTGGCGGCGACGGTGCCGGAGGTGCGGATCTCCACCTCCCCCTGGACCAGGGAGATGACCGCCTGGCAAGGCGTGCCCACCGCGAAGCGCTCGTCCGTGAGGACGAGCATGCCCTTCATGCTGAGGTCCTTGACCTGGGCGCCTTCGATGGGCCGGCCGTCCACGGTGAGCCGCACGTCGAAGGTGATGGGGACCCTTGTGAATTCGCGCTTTTCAGAATCGGGGGTCATGGCGGCGTCCTCGGTCCCTCTAGGATACCTTCGGAGCGGGTCCCAGGGTGGTTCCTTCGATGAGGGCCACGGGAACGATGGTCTGGTGAACCGTGTCCTTGCCGATGGCGGCCAGGGCCAGGGACACCGCCTGGTGGGCGATGGCCGGGATATCCTGGGCCACCGAGGCCAGTCCGGGGTGCAGTTCCACCAGTCCGTCGAAGCCCAGCACCGAAACCTGGCCGGGCACCTGGACCCCGAGATCGGCCAGGGCCCCCAGGGCCCCCACGGCGATCTCGTCCGTGGCGCAGAACACCCCGGTGGGGCGGTGCCCCTGGAGCCAGGCGTTCCGCATGAGGCGGTACCCGCCCAGGACGGAGCCCTCCCCCTTCACGGTCACCGACCGGATCCCCGGAAGGCTGGAGGCCGCCAGGACCGAGGTGAACCCGTTGGCGCGGTCGGAGGCCCATTGGACCTCGCAGCCCACGGTGAGGTGCAGCAGGTCCCGGTGGCCCAGGGACAGGAGGCTGTGGGCCGCCAGGCGTCCGCCGCCCTTGTCGTCCGGGGCCACGCAGGAGATCCCGGGATGGTGGCCGATGAGCACCGCGGGGACGCCCCGCTCCCGGAGCAGGTCCAGGCGCGCGTCCACCCCGTCGCTGTGGAAGACCAGCACCGCGTCGAAGCGGGTGCGCACGCCGCCGATGTCCTCGGGCAGTTCCACCACCTGGGTGGCCCGCACCTGCATCTCCCGCAGGAGGGCCCGCCAGATGAGGTTGAAGTAGGGGGAGAGCCGGTTCTCCCCGGCGCCCACCCAGATGCCCAGGGTGTGCTTGGTGCGCATGGAGAGCTCCCGGGCGACGGGGTCGGGCTCGTAGCCCAGGCGCTTCATCACGGCCAGGACGTTCTTGCGGGTGGTCTCGGCCACCGTGGACTTGCCGTTGATGACCCGGCTGACGGTGCCCTTGGACACGTTGGCCTGGCGGGCGATTTCGCCGATGGTGATCTTCATGGCCGCCCCAGCCGGAGGGCGGCGTCCGCGGCGCCGTAGAGGCTCACGTCGTAGTCCCGGACGATGTGGACCGGCGTGGCCCGGGTGATGTGGTCGATGTGCTCGCGGTAGTTGCGGTCGAAGGTGGACGTGAAGCGCCGTCCCTCCAGGAAGAGCGCGGCGTTCTTGGAGGCGATGCCCCCGGCCAGGAAGAGCCCTCCCGTGGGGATGAACACCGCGCTCAGTTCGGCGCAGACCCGGGCGTAGAGCTCCACGAACAGCTCCATGGCCCTGCGGCAGGCGGGGTCCCCGGCCTCCCCCGCGATGGCCCCGGGGCGCCGGGCCTCGGGCAGGGCGAGGATCGCCGCGGAGGCCGGGGTGGGGGCGAAGCGCCCGGATTCCAGCAGGAACCGGTGGAGGGTGGCGATGCCGGGGCCCGACACGGCGGTCTCGGCGCCGGGAGGCCCCGGGTACTTTCGGCCGAGGTGCTCCCACAGCTCCAGCGTCTCGGGTCCGGTGACGGGAAGGCCGATGTGCCCGCCTTCGCTGGGGTGCACCCGGGGGCTCCCGGGGCCGCGGGTGATGAAGCCCACCCCCAGGCCCGTGCCGGCGCCCACCACCAGCACCGTGCCCTCGGGGTCCGGCCGGGGTCCGGGGCCTTCGCCGTGGGGCAGGGCCAGGAGCTGTTCGCCGTCGTCGGGGTCCAGGAGCAGGACCCCCTGGGCCACGGCGGTGAAGTCGTTGACCAGGGCCACCGGGATGCCCAGCTGGGCCTCCAGGGCCGGGCCGTGGATGTCCAGGCCGGCGTTGGTGAGCCGGATCCGGCCCTCCCGCACCTGCCCGGCGCCGGAGACGCAGAAGGCCGTGGGCGGACCCAGGTCCGCGCAGTCCCGGAGGAACCGCGCCACCGGCGCCCCCAGGTCGGACTCCGACGCGGTGGCGAAGGGCGCCTTGCGCAGCATGCGGACCCGGCCTGGGGTTCCCGCCAGGAGCGCCAGGGTCAAATTGGTCCCCCCCACGTCCGCGGCGAGGACGATCCGTTCCGGGCTTCCCGTGGTCATGGCAGGCTCCTGAAATTCACAGCGCGAAATTTTTCTTGTTGACAACACTACCTTGATTAGCCAAACATTGCGTGACTTCTTTGTAACCGGTTTCAATCCCTGGGCGCCAGGGTGTTTTCACAATCCCTTAAGCAGACGGCCAATGGGCCCCCTTTTTCGCCTGCGTTTTGTAACCGGTTGCAGCCATTTCTTTCGACTAGAGTTGTTGAGCAAATCAGTAGGACACCTTCGGGCGAGCCCAAAAGGAATCGAATCATGACTTCGCAGTTCAAGGAAGACCAGGGCACCCGCCGGGCCGAATGGTGGCGGGGGGCCTCGATCTACCAGATCTACCCCCGGAGCTTCCAGGACACCAACGGGGACGGCGTGGGGGACCTGCCGGGAATCACCGCCCACCTGCCCTACATCGCCGACCTGGGCATCGAGGCCATCTGGATCTCCCCCTTCTTCACCTCGCCCATGCGGGATTTCGGCTATGACGTGTCGGACTACCGGAACGTGGATCCCATCTTCGGGAGCCTGGCCGACTTCGACGAGCTGGTGGAAAAGGCCCACAAGCTGGGCCTGAAGGTGCTCATCGACCAGGTGCTCTCCCATTCCTCTGACCAGCACCCCTGGTTCAAGGAGAGCCGCTCGAACCGCACCAACGCCCGCAGCGACTGGTACGTGTGGGCGGATCCCAGGCCGGACGGGACCCCGCCCTCCAACTGGCAGTCGGTGTTCGGGGGGGCCGCCTGGGCCTGGGAGCCCCGCCGGCGCCAGTACTACCTGCACAATTTCCTGGAATCCCAGCCCGACCTGAATTTCCACTGCCAGGCGGTGCAGGACCAGATGCTCGAGGAGTGCCGGTTCTGGCTGGAGCGCGGGGTGGACGGCTTCCGGTTCGACGCCTGCAACTTCCACTTCCACGATCCGGCCCTGCGCAACAATCCCCCGGCCCGGGGCAAGGCCCTGGAAGTCTCCTCCGTGCGCCCCGGCAACCCGTACGGCATGCAGGTGCACCGCTTCGACAAGACCCGGCCCGAGAACCTGCCCTTCCTGCGCCGGGTCCGGGCCCTGCTGGACGCCTACGGCGCCGTGAGCGTGGGCGAGGTGGGCGACGAGGATTCCCTGGCGACCATGGCCGAATACACCGGCGGCGGCGACAAGCTCCACATGGCCTACGGCATGCACCTCCTCACGGACGAGTTCAGCGTGGCGCGCATCCGCGGGGCGGTGGAGGCCTTCGAGAAGCGGGTGAAGGCCGGCAGCGGCTGGGCCTGCTGGTCCCTTTCCAACCACGACTGCGCGCGGGTGGTGAGCCGCTGGGGCAACGGCACCCAGGACCCGGCCTTCCCCAAGGTGCTCCTGGCCATGCTGGGCTCCCTGCGGGGGACCTTCTGCGTCTACCAGGGGGAGGAACTGGGCCTCACCGAGGCCGTGGTGCCCAAGAACCGCCTCACGGATCCCTACGGCATCGCCTTCTGGCCGGACTTCAAGGGCCGGGACGGGTGCCGCACCCCCATCCCCTGGACCCCCGAGGCCCCCTTCGGAGGCTTTTCCGGCGTGGACTCCTGGCTGCCCATGCCCGCCGAGCACCTGGCGCGGGCCGTGTCCGTGCAGGCCGGGACGCCGGGCTCCGTCCTGGACTTCTACCGCACCTTCCTGGCCTGGCGCCGCCTGCAGCCCGCCCTGCGCAAGGGTTCCATCACCTTCCTCCGGGCCGCCGATCCCCTCCTGGTCCTCCGGCGGGAGAGCCCGGAGCAGTCCATCCTCGCCGTCTTCAACCTCGGGCCCCTTCCGGCCGAGTACACCCTTCCGCCTCACATCGATCCGCTCCTTGGCCATGGCCTGGAACCCGCCCCCCTCAAGGGACGGCGACTCAGCCTGGCTCCCTGGGGCGGGTTCTTCGGGCAATCCCGCCCTTCAACCCAGCAGTAACCCCACCAACCGCCGCGATGCGGCATCTTCAAGGAGCCAATCCCATGAAGAACAAACTTTTCCTGGCTGCGCTGCCGCTGGCGATCGCCTGCGGAACCCTGTCCGCCCAGGACACCTTCGACCTCCACGGCTACATGCGCTCCGGCGTCGGCCGCTCCTCCAACGGCGGCGAGCAGGTCTCCTTCTTCCTCGCCAACACCGGCGGCTCCCCCACCGGCGGCCCCGGCTACCGCCTCGGCAACGAGACCGACAACTACCTGGAACTGGCCTTCGACGTGCGCGCCTACGACAAGGGCGAGGAATCCTTCAAGCTGCACTTCCGCCCCTCCTTCCGCGGCTACTACCAGGTGCGCGACGCCTCGGCCGACGCCGGCGGCGATGTGGACAACAGCAAGGCCGGAAACCAGACCCAGCAGGTGTGGGTGCGTGAAGCCTGGGGCGAGGCCTCCGGCATCTTCGGCAAGGGCCAGCTCTTCAAGGACGCCACCCTGTGGGCCGGGCGCCGCTTCTACATGCGCCAGGACCTCCACATGCGCGACCAGTGGTACTGGAACGACAGCGGCGACGGCGTCGGCGTCGAGGGCATGAACCTGGGCTTCGCCAAGTTCCACTACGCCTTCATCCAGCACGATTCCGGCAACATCGTCAGCGACTGGAACAACGGCGCCATCCGCGGCCAGCTGGCCCCCTACAGCCAGTGGGTGGGCGGCAGCGGACACTTCGTGATCGGTTCCCACGACCTCCGCTTCAGCGACATCAAGCTCTGGCAGGGCGGCAGCCTGACTCTGGGCTACCAGTACAACGACGCCCACGGCGACGCCAAGGCCGACGCCGCCGGCATGAACAACAAGGGCACCCAGTACAGCCTGATCTACAACCAGTCCAACGTCCTCGGCGGCGACAACCGCGTCTACGCCACCTACGGCAACGGCAACACCTTCTGGAACTGGTACAACCCCGAGGTGAAGACGGAGAACACCTGGTGGATGCTCATGGACTCCCTGTACTTCAAGCCCATGCAGAACCTTGAAGTCGGCGCCACCGCCATCTACCGGAAGCAGAACGGCAAGAACGCCTTCGCCGGCAACACCAACAGCTGGCAGTCCTTCGGCGTCCGGCCCATGTATTTCTTCACCAAGCACTTCAGCATCGCGGCCGAACTGGGCTTCGACAAGCTGAAGTTCGACAACGAGTCCGAGGACCGGCACCTCTTCAAGGAGACCCTGGCCCTGCAGTGGAGCCCCCAGGCCTCCTTCTGGAGCCGTCCCTCCATCCGCATCTTCGTGACCCGCGGCCAGTGGAACGATAACGCCAACAGGTGGAACAAGGTGGGCGAGGGCCACTTCGGCGCCGACACCCAGGGCGTGACCTTCGGCGCCCAGATCGAAGCCTGGTGGTAGGAAGGACCTGACGGATGGAACGCCTCCCCTTCGGCCATGACGCAAGCCGTCCCCGGCGCGGGAACTCCCGCCGGGGGCCGAGGGGGGGCTCCATGCGCCTGACCTGGCTCCTCGCGACGACCCTGGGTCTCGTGGGGCCGCTGGGATGCGCGGGGGGTGGGGGGGGAACTCCGTCTCCCGCGTACCCGGCGGACACTTCCGTCATCGCCGCCGGCCAGCAGATGGAGAACCCTGCCCGCTGGTACGACGACGCCATCATCTACCAGGTCTGGGTCAAGAGCTTCGCCGACGGCATCTACAACGACGGCATCGGCGACCTGCCCGGGCTCCAGGGCAAGCTGGACTACCTCCAGTCCCTGGGGGTGAACACCCTGTGGCTGTCCCCCATCTTCGAGTGCACCAACAAGGGCGCGAACATGCATGGGTACGACACCACGGACTACTACGCGGTCAACAACCGGTTCGGCCTGAAGTCGGACCTGAAGAACCTCATCGACGCGACCCACGCCCGGGGCATGCGGATCATCTTCGATTTCGTCCCCAACCACACATCGGCCTCCCATCCCTGGATGGACGATCCCGCCAAGCGGAACTTCTACGTTTGGCAGTCCACGCTGCCCTCGGGCTGGGGCTTTCCCTGGGGGGGCGGCACGTCCTCCGATGTGTGGAAGGAATACGAAGGCGCGTTCTACTACTCGGCCTTCTCCGGGGACGCGGACCTGAACTACTACAATCCCGAAGTGCGCTCCACCATGCAGACCGTGGAGAGCTACTGGCTGGACCGGGGTTTCGACGGCATGCGGGTGGATGCCGTGCGCTACCTCTGCGAATCGGGCCCCGGCAAGGCCGCGGACACCCCCGACACCCACGCGCGGCTCCAGGAGTTCCGGTCGGTGATCGACGGCTACCTGGCCCCCGGCAACGCCCATCCCCGCCCCGGCGGGGACGCGGCCAAGTACAGCGGCAAGATGATGATGGCCGAAGCCTGGACCAACGACGCCGCGGGCGTCGCGCCCTACTACGGCAGCGGCGCCAACGAATTCCACCTCTGCCTGGACTTCAGCGCCCCCTGGGCCATCTTCAACGCCATCAACGGTTCGGATGCCACGCAGCTCACCTCCCTGTGGGAGTACGAGCGGGACACCTACCCCGCGGGGTACCGGTCCGCCACCTTCGATTCCAACCACGACAACGTGATCTCCCGGCCCGGAACCCAGTACGCGGCGAACCGCCCCCGGATCATCCTGGCCGAGGCCCTGAACCTCCTCTCCCCGGGCACCCCCATCATCTATTACGGCAACGAAGTGGGCATGACCGGCGCCTCGGGCTCCGACCTGAACCTGCGCGGGGCCATGGACTGGGCGGCGGTGACCGCCCAGGCCTCGCAGCCTGATTCCATCCTTAGCTGGGTCAAGTATTTGAATAAGGCCCGCAGCGCCTACCCGGCCCTGAGGGGGGGCTACGCGACC is a genomic window containing:
- a CDS encoding LacI family DNA-binding transcriptional regulator, with amino-acid sequence MKITIGEIARQANVSKGTVSRVINGKSTVAETTRKNVLAVMKRLGYEPDPVARELSMRTKHTLGIWVGAGENRLSPYFNLIWRALLREMQVRATQVVELPEDIGGVRTRFDAVLVFHSDGVDARLDLLRERGVPAVLIGHHPGISCVAPDDKGGGRLAAHSLLSLGHRDLLHLTVGCEVQWASDRANGFTSVLAASSLPGIRSVTVKGEGSVLGGYRLMRNAWLQGHRPTGVFCATDEIAVGALGALADLGVQVPGQVSVLGFDGLVELHPGLASVAQDIPAIAHQAVSLALAAIGKDTVHQTIVPVALIEGTTLGPAPKVS
- a CDS encoding glucokinase produces the protein MTTGSPERIVLAADVGGTNLTLALLAGTPGRVRMLRKAPFATASESDLGAPVARFLRDCADLGPPTAFCVSGAGQVREGRIRLTNAGLDIHGPALEAQLGIPVALVNDFTAVAQGVLLLDPDDGEQLLALPHGEGPGPRPDPEGTVLVVGAGTGLGVGFITRGPGSPRVHPSEGGHIGLPVTGPETLELWEHLGRKYPGPPGAETAVSGPGIATLHRFLLESGRFAPTPASAAILALPEARRPGAIAGEAGDPACRRAMELFVELYARVCAELSAVFIPTGGLFLAGGIASKNAALFLEGRRFTSTFDRNYREHIDHITRATPVHIVRDYDVSLYGAADAALRLGRP
- a CDS encoding alpha-glucosidase yields the protein MTSQFKEDQGTRRAEWWRGASIYQIYPRSFQDTNGDGVGDLPGITAHLPYIADLGIEAIWISPFFTSPMRDFGYDVSDYRNVDPIFGSLADFDELVEKAHKLGLKVLIDQVLSHSSDQHPWFKESRSNRTNARSDWYVWADPRPDGTPPSNWQSVFGGAAWAWEPRRRQYYLHNFLESQPDLNFHCQAVQDQMLEECRFWLERGVDGFRFDACNFHFHDPALRNNPPARGKALEVSSVRPGNPYGMQVHRFDKTRPENLPFLRRVRALLDAYGAVSVGEVGDEDSLATMAEYTGGGDKLHMAYGMHLLTDEFSVARIRGAVEAFEKRVKAGSGWACWSLSNHDCARVVSRWGNGTQDPAFPKVLLAMLGSLRGTFCVYQGEELGLTEAVVPKNRLTDPYGIAFWPDFKGRDGCRTPIPWTPEAPFGGFSGVDSWLPMPAEHLARAVSVQAGTPGSVLDFYRTFLAWRRLQPALRKGSITFLRAADPLLVLRRESPEQSILAVFNLGPLPAEYTLPPHIDPLLGHGLEPAPLKGRRLSLAPWGGFFGQSRPSTQQ
- a CDS encoding maltoporin, with the protein product MKNKLFLAALPLAIACGTLSAQDTFDLHGYMRSGVGRSSNGGEQVSFFLANTGGSPTGGPGYRLGNETDNYLELAFDVRAYDKGEESFKLHFRPSFRGYYQVRDASADAGGDVDNSKAGNQTQQVWVREAWGEASGIFGKGQLFKDATLWAGRRFYMRQDLHMRDQWYWNDSGDGVGVEGMNLGFAKFHYAFIQHDSGNIVSDWNNGAIRGQLAPYSQWVGGSGHFVIGSHDLRFSDIKLWQGGSLTLGYQYNDAHGDAKADAAGMNNKGTQYSLIYNQSNVLGGDNRVYATYGNGNTFWNWYNPEVKTENTWWMLMDSLYFKPMQNLEVGATAIYRKQNGKNAFAGNTNSWQSFGVRPMYFFTKHFSIAAELGFDKLKFDNESEDRHLFKETLALQWSPQASFWSRPSIRIFVTRGQWNDNANRWNKVGEGHFGADTQGVTFGAQIEAWW